The Candidatus Magasanikbacteria bacterium RIFOXYB2_FULL_38_10 genome includes the window CCAAATATTTACCCAGTTACGCCGGCCTTATTTTGGAAAAAGAACTCCAAGTCTTGGATTATGTTCTTAAAAAACCCAAGAAACCGGTGGTAGTGATAATGGGTGGATTAAAATTTGAAACCAAATTGCCGGTAATTAAAAAATTATTGCCTAAAGCCGACAATATCCTTTTGGGTGGGGGATTAAGCAATACGGTTTTGGCCGCCTTGGGTTACGAGGTTGGCTCTTCTCAAATCGGTAAAGAATATTTTGCCGAGGCCAAAAAAATCGGCACGAATAAAAAAGTTTTTTTGCCTGTTGATGTGGTGGCGGGCAAAAAAGATTCTACCAATTATAAACATTGCTTGGTGGAAAAAGATAATAAAAAGGTTTGCGTGGGGGATTTGGCTATTTATGATATTGGTCCGCATACTATTAGGGCTTGGGCAAAAATTATTAAAAAAGCCAACACTATTATTTGGAATGGACCTGTGGGTTTGTTTGAACAGCACCCCTTTGACAAGGGCAGCTTATCCATTGCTTACTTGGTGGGTTCTAAATCCAAAGGGCCGGCCTATGGAGTGGTGGGCGGCGGCGAAACCCTCTCTGTTCTTGCGCGCAGTAAAATGGTACAATATATAGACCATATCTCTACCGGAGGAGGAGCCATGCTGGAATATCTTTCCGGCAAAAAACTTCCCGGCTTAGAAGCTCTTAAATAATTTGTCATCCTGACGGCCCGGCCTGAAGGATCTAAATCTTAATTTTAAGCCTTATGTTTATGCCTCATGGCAAAAATTGCCAGTGTGATCCCAAGAGCGGTAAATGTACTTGCGCCCCTTGTTTTGGGATGATTTTAATGAAGGTGTTAGTGGGAATTTTACTGGCCTATTTAATTGTGTTTGTGGGAACCCTTGCCCGCAACAACATGAAAAAATTCCAATATATTGGTATTGCCGATAGAATCCCTTACACCATTTCCATTACCGGCGAAGGAAAAGAAACCGCCTCACCCAATGTGGCTGTCACTGATATTGGCTTTGTTACAGAAGGGGTTGATGTTGCTTCCATCCAAAAGCAGAATACGGAAAAGATGAATAAATTGATTATTGAAGTCAAAAAATTAGGAATCAAGGATGCTGATATTCAAACCAGCAATTATTCCGTTTATCCTAAATACGATTATACTAATGGCAGAAGCGAAATTTCCGGTTATACCATTAATCAGTCTGTCACCTTAAAGATAAGAGACTTAACCAAGATTAGCTCCGTGCTTGCTAAGGTTGGGGAAGTGGGGGTTAACCAGGTGAGCAGTTTGAATTTTATTATTGATGATCAGGAAAGCTTAAAATTGGCGGCTAGAGATAAAGCTTTGCAGAATGCCAAAGAAAAAGCCCAAGCTTTAGCCAGATCCTTGGGAGTAAAATTGGTGCGCGTGGCTTCTTACAGCGAATACTCTCCCAGTGAAGCTTACCCTATGAAGGCCTATTCTACTGCTTTGGGTATGGGTGGATCCTCTCCAATGCCCGCGCCGGATATTCAAACCGGCAGTATGGATGTGATGGTAAATG containing:
- a CDS encoding phosphoglycerate kinase — its product is MKYLRQVKNLAGKRVLMRVDFNVEFNNEGKIEEHNAVKIERTLPTIKYLIKQKAKIILIAHLGRPDGQAVKNLRLDGVAEFISQSLKKSITKLDDAIGLTVEHHVKGMKNGQVILLENIRFEKGEKNNSSILAKELAKLGDLYVNEAFGDSHRKAASLCAITKYLPSYAGLILEKELQVLDYVLKKPKKPVVVIMGGLKFETKLPVIKKLLPKADNILLGGGLSNTVLAALGYEVGSSQIGKEYFAEAKKIGTNKKVFLPVDVVAGKKDSTNYKHCLVEKDNKKVCVGDLAIYDIGPHTIRAWAKIIKKANTIIWNGPVGLFEQHPFDKGSLSIAYLVGSKSKGPAYGVVGGGETLSVLARSKMVQYIDHISTGGGAMLEYLSGKKLPGLEALK